A portion of the Streptomyces platensis genome contains these proteins:
- a CDS encoding acyl-CoA carboxylase subunit beta: protein MTVLGTGLDPSGAEYAERRTAMLAKLAEIEEAHARATEGGGEKYVARHRKRGKLLARERIELLLDPDTPFLELSPLAAWGSDYQVGASLVTGIGTVEGVECLITANDPTVRGGASNPWTLKKSLRAHEIAFANRLPVISLVESGGADLPSQKEIFIPGGALFKDLTRLSAAGIPTVAVVFGNSTAGGAYVPGMSDHVIMVKERAKVFLGGPPLVKMATGEESDDESLGGAEMHARTSGLADHFAVDEPDALRQARRVVARLNHRKAHPDPGPAAPPRYDEDELLGIVPGDLKAPFDPREVIARIVDGSDFDEFKPLYGPSLTTGWAALHGYPVGILANAQGVLFSEESQKAAQFIQLANQRDIPLLFLHNTTGYMVGKEYEQGGIIKHGAMMINAVSNSKVPHLSVLMGASYGAGHYGMCGRAYDPRFLFAWPSAKSAVMGPQQLAGVLSIVARASAAAKGQPYDDEADAGLRAMVEQQIESESLPMFLSGRLYDDGVIDPRDTRTVLGLCLSALHNAPVEGARGGFGVFRM from the coding sequence GTGACCGTGCTCGGAACCGGGCTCGACCCGTCGGGCGCCGAGTACGCGGAGCGTCGTACGGCGATGCTCGCGAAGCTGGCGGAGATCGAGGAGGCGCACGCCAGGGCGACCGAGGGCGGCGGGGAGAAGTACGTCGCGCGGCACCGCAAGCGCGGCAAACTGCTCGCCCGGGAGCGGATCGAGCTGCTCCTCGACCCCGACACCCCCTTCCTGGAACTGTCGCCGCTCGCGGCCTGGGGCAGCGACTACCAGGTCGGCGCCTCGCTGGTCACCGGCATCGGGACCGTCGAGGGCGTGGAGTGCCTGATCACCGCCAACGATCCGACGGTGCGCGGCGGCGCCAGCAACCCCTGGACGCTGAAGAAGTCCCTGCGGGCCCATGAGATCGCCTTCGCCAACCGCCTCCCGGTGATCTCGCTCGTGGAGTCCGGCGGCGCCGATCTGCCCAGCCAGAAGGAGATCTTCATCCCGGGCGGGGCGCTGTTCAAGGACCTCACCCGGCTGTCCGCGGCCGGTATCCCGACCGTCGCCGTGGTGTTCGGCAACTCGACCGCGGGCGGTGCGTACGTCCCCGGGATGTCCGACCACGTGATCATGGTCAAGGAGCGCGCCAAGGTGTTCCTGGGCGGCCCGCCGCTGGTGAAGATGGCGACCGGCGAGGAGAGCGACGACGAGTCGCTGGGCGGTGCCGAGATGCACGCCCGCACCTCCGGGCTCGCGGACCACTTCGCGGTGGACGAGCCGGACGCGCTGCGCCAGGCCCGGCGGGTGGTCGCCCGCCTCAACCACCGCAAGGCGCACCCCGACCCGGGCCCGGCCGCCCCGCCCCGGTACGACGAGGACGAGCTGCTCGGCATCGTCCCCGGCGACCTCAAGGCCCCGTTCGACCCCCGCGAGGTCATCGCGCGGATCGTGGACGGCTCGGACTTCGACGAGTTCAAACCGCTCTACGGACCGAGCCTGACCACCGGCTGGGCCGCGCTGCACGGCTACCCCGTCGGCATCCTCGCCAACGCCCAGGGCGTGCTCTTCAGCGAAGAGTCCCAGAAGGCCGCCCAGTTCATCCAGCTCGCCAACCAGCGCGACATCCCGCTCCTCTTCCTCCACAACACCACCGGCTACATGGTCGGCAAGGAGTACGAGCAGGGCGGCATCATCAAACACGGCGCGATGATGATCAACGCGGTGTCGAACTCGAAGGTCCCGCACCTCTCCGTCCTGATGGGTGCCTCCTACGGCGCCGGCCACTACGGCATGTGCGGCCGCGCCTACGACCCCCGCTTCCTGTTCGCCTGGCCGAGCGCCAAGTCCGCCGTCATGGGACCGCAGCAGCTCGCCGGGGTGCTCTCGATCGTCGCCCGCGCTTCGGCCGCCGCCAAGGGGCAGCCGTACGACGACGAGGCGGACGCCGGGCTGCGCGCGATGGTCGAGCAGCAGATCGAATCGGAGTCGCTGCCGATGTTCCTGTCCGGGCGGCTCTACGACGACGGCGTCATCGACCCGCGCGACACCCGAACCGTCCTCGGCCTGTGCCTGTCCGCCCTCCACAACGCCCCGGTCGAGGGCGCGCGGGGCGGCTTCGGCGTCTTCCGGATGTGA
- a CDS encoding acetyl/propionyl/methylcrotonyl-CoA carboxylase subunit alpha: MIRSVLVANRGEIARRVFRTCRELGISTVAVHSDADTGAPHVREADTAVRLPGDAPADTYLRADLLVRAALAAGADAVHPGYGFLSENAGFATAVTDAGLAWIGPPPAAIEAMASKTRAKELMADAGVPLLAPVDPGQVTAAELPLLVKAAAGGGGRGMRVVTELDALEAELKTAAAEAAAAFGDGEVFVEPYVVGGRHVEVQILADGHGTVWTLGTRDCSLQRRHQKVIEEAPAPGLSVELRSTLHQAAERAARAIGYRGAGTVEFLVDRTGRAYFLEMNTRLQVEHPVTEAVYRLDLVALQLSIAEGQPLDTTPPRPHGHAVEARLYAEDPAAGWQPQTGTLHRLALPDGVRLDSGVTDGDTIGVHYDPMLAKVIAWAPSRDEAVRKLAGALERARIHGPVTNRDLLVRSLRHPEFTDPATLDTGFYDRHLTALTTHDADGAPVFALAAALADAHGRSRFGGFRNVPSGPQTKTYAGTGTEHTIRYRLGRDGLRADDFPGVRLLTLGPDEVVLEVDGLRRHFTVSRYGDRVHVDAPPTPGAPTTPTSHTFTALPRFPDPTARTEPGSLLAPMPGTVVRIAEGLAEGDRVQAGQPLLWLEAMKMEHKITAPAPGTLTTLPITPGQQVELGTLLAVVTD, from the coding sequence GTGATCCGTTCCGTACTCGTCGCCAACCGCGGCGAAATAGCCCGGCGGGTCTTCCGCACGTGCCGTGAGCTGGGCATCTCCACCGTCGCCGTGCACTCCGACGCGGACACCGGCGCCCCGCACGTCCGGGAGGCGGACACCGCCGTACGGCTCCCGGGCGACGCCCCGGCCGACACCTACCTGCGCGCCGACCTGCTGGTGCGGGCCGCCCTGGCCGCGGGCGCCGACGCGGTCCACCCCGGCTACGGCTTCCTCTCCGAGAACGCCGGCTTCGCCACCGCGGTGACCGACGCGGGCCTGGCCTGGATCGGGCCGCCCCCCGCCGCCATCGAGGCCATGGCCTCCAAGACGCGGGCCAAGGAGCTGATGGCCGATGCCGGGGTGCCGCTGCTGGCCCCCGTCGACCCCGGCCAGGTCACCGCGGCCGAGCTGCCGCTGCTGGTGAAGGCGGCGGCGGGCGGCGGCGGCCGCGGGATGCGCGTCGTCACCGAACTCGACGCACTGGAAGCCGAGTTGAAGACGGCCGCGGCCGAGGCGGCAGCCGCCTTCGGGGACGGCGAGGTCTTCGTCGAGCCCTATGTCGTCGGCGGCCGCCATGTCGAGGTGCAGATCCTCGCCGACGGCCACGGCACGGTCTGGACCCTCGGCACCCGCGACTGCTCCCTCCAGCGCCGCCACCAGAAGGTCATCGAAGAGGCCCCGGCCCCCGGCCTGTCCGTGGAACTGCGCTCCACCCTCCACCAGGCCGCCGAGCGGGCCGCCCGCGCCATCGGCTACCGGGGCGCGGGCACCGTGGAGTTCCTGGTGGACCGCACCGGCCGGGCGTACTTCCTGGAGATGAACACCCGCCTCCAGGTCGAACACCCGGTCACCGAGGCCGTATACCGCCTCGACCTGGTCGCCCTCCAGCTGAGCATCGCCGAGGGCCAGCCCCTCGACACCACCCCGCCCCGCCCCCACGGGCACGCCGTCGAAGCGCGGCTCTACGCGGAGGACCCGGCGGCCGGCTGGCAGCCGCAGACCGGCACCCTGCACCGGCTGGCGCTGCCCGACGGCGTCCGGCTGGACTCCGGCGTGACCGACGGCGACACCATCGGCGTCCACTACGACCCGATGCTGGCCAAGGTCATCGCCTGGGCACCGAGCCGCGACGAGGCCGTACGCAAGCTGGCAGGCGCCCTGGAGCGGGCCCGGATCCACGGCCCCGTCACCAACCGCGACCTGCTCGTACGCTCCCTGCGCCACCCGGAGTTCACCGACCCCGCCACCCTGGACACCGGCTTCTACGACCGCCACCTCACCGCACTCACCACACACGACGCCGACGGCGCCCCGGTCTTCGCCCTGGCCGCCGCCCTCGCCGACGCCCACGGCCGCTCCCGCTTCGGCGGCTTCCGCAACGTCCCCTCCGGCCCCCAGACCAAGACCTACGCCGGTACGGGCACCGAGCACACCATCCGCTACCGCCTCGGCCGCGACGGCCTGCGGGCCGATGACTTCCCCGGCGTACGGCTGCTCACCCTCGGCCCCGACGAGGTGGTGCTCGAAGTCGACGGACTACGGCGCCACTTCACGGTCTCCCGCTACGGCGACCGCGTCCATGTCGACGCCCCACCCACCCCGGGTGCGCCCACCACCCCCACCTCCCACACCTTCACCGCCCTGCCCCGTTTCCCCGACCCCACCGCCCGCACCGAACCCGGCTCCCTCCTGGCCCCCATGCCCGGCACCGTCGTACGGATCGCCGAGGGCCTCGCCGAGGGCGACCGGGTCCAGGCCGGCCAGCCCCTGCTGTGGCTGGAGGCCATGAAGATGGAACACAAAATCACCGCCCCCGCCCCCGGCACCCTCACCACCCTCCCCATCACCCCAGGCCAACAGGTAGAACTCGGCACCCTCCTGGCCGTCGTCACGGACTGA
- a CDS encoding acyl-CoA dehydrogenase family protein: MGTPTIESEEHRALRKAVAALGSRYGREYFARVVAEGAHTDDLWSEAARLGYLGVNLPEEHGGGGGGIVELSIVLEELGAAGCPLLMMVVSPAICGTVIARFGTEEQKRTWLPGLADGSRKMAFGITEPDAGSNSHRITTTARKDGEDWVLNGRKVFISGVDIADATLIVGRTEDARTGRLKPCLFIVPRDTPGFGRSPIAMELSAPEKQFELTLDEVRLPADALVGDEDAGLLQLFAGLNPERIMTAAFALGMGRYALGRAVDYAGTRQVWKEPIGAHQAVAHPLAQAHIELELARLMMQKAAHLYDAGDDLGAGEAANMAKYAAAEAAVHAVDQAVHTLGGNGLTQEYGLGSMITAARVARIAPVSREMILNFVSHQSLGLPKSY, translated from the coding sequence ATGGGCACCCCCACGATCGAGTCCGAGGAACACCGCGCCCTGCGCAAAGCGGTCGCCGCCCTCGGCAGCCGCTACGGCCGGGAATACTTCGCCCGCGTCGTGGCGGAGGGCGCACACACCGACGACCTCTGGTCGGAGGCCGCACGGCTCGGCTACCTCGGCGTCAACCTCCCCGAGGAGCACGGCGGCGGAGGCGGCGGCATCGTCGAACTCTCCATAGTCCTGGAGGAGTTGGGCGCCGCAGGCTGCCCCCTGCTCATGATGGTCGTCTCGCCGGCCATCTGCGGCACGGTCATCGCCCGTTTCGGCACCGAGGAGCAGAAGCGGACCTGGCTCCCGGGCCTCGCCGACGGCTCCCGCAAGATGGCCTTCGGCATCACCGAACCCGATGCCGGCTCCAACTCGCACCGCATCACGACCACCGCCCGCAAGGACGGCGAGGACTGGGTCCTCAACGGCCGCAAGGTGTTCATCTCGGGCGTCGATATCGCCGACGCGACCCTGATCGTCGGCCGCACCGAGGACGCCCGGACGGGCCGCCTCAAGCCCTGCCTGTTCATCGTGCCGCGCGACACCCCCGGCTTCGGCCGCAGCCCGATCGCGATGGAACTCTCCGCCCCGGAGAAGCAGTTCGAACTGACCCTGGACGAGGTGCGGCTGCCCGCGGACGCGCTGGTCGGCGATGAGGACGCCGGGCTGCTCCAGCTGTTCGCCGGGCTCAACCCGGAGCGGATCATGACCGCCGCCTTCGCCCTCGGCATGGGCCGCTACGCGCTGGGGCGGGCCGTCGACTACGCCGGTACCCGCCAGGTGTGGAAGGAGCCCATCGGCGCCCACCAGGCTGTCGCCCATCCGCTCGCCCAGGCTCATATCGAGCTGGAGCTCGCCCGGCTGATGATGCAGAAGGCGGCCCATCTCTACGACGCGGGCGACGATCTGGGTGCGGGTGAGGCCGCCAACATGGCCAAGTACGCGGCGGCCGAGGCCGCGGTGCACGCCGTCGACCAGGCCGTCCACACTCTCGGCGGCAACGGCCTCACCCAGGAGTACGGCCTCGGCTCGATGATCACCGCGGCCCGGGTGGCGAGGATCGCGCCGGTCAGCCGCGAGATGATCCTCAACTTTGTCTCGCACCAGTCCCTGGGGCTGCCCAAGTCGTACTGA
- a CDS encoding RNA-guided endonuclease InsQ/TnpB family protein, with product MLSGRRYRLELTAEQSKQCQEFGDICRAVWNTGLEQRREYRRRGVWMDYVPQTAELAEAKPDHPWLKTAPAQVLQQTLRDLDRACREHGTLSVRWRSKMRWSPSFRFPAGKSIAVERLGRKWGRVKLLKLGWVRFRWSRPLGGEIRSATVSRKGGQWFVSFLVDEGREAPQKHALPDTAVGIDRGVTVAAVTSDGTFHDRQFIAPGETVRYRRLQQKLARQKKGSTNRRKTVAALGRIAGRAADRRTDFCAYTANRITARKALVVLEDLRTRNMTASASGSLDQPGRNVRQKAGLNRAILDKGWHKFERALRNAARHTGSQILLVNAAYTSQTCNRCGHVDAKSRKSQAAFECTACGHRDHADVNAAKNQRDAGLAFPACGDLGTSRSPKQEPVSRATGRNP from the coding sequence ATGCTGTCGGGCCGCAGGTACCGGCTTGAACTGACGGCTGAACAGTCCAAGCAGTGCCAAGAGTTCGGTGACATCTGTCGCGCCGTGTGGAACACCGGCCTCGAACAGCGCAGGGAGTACCGTCGGCGCGGCGTGTGGATGGACTATGTACCGCAGACTGCTGAACTCGCTGAGGCCAAGCCCGACCATCCGTGGTTGAAGACCGCGCCTGCACAAGTGCTCCAGCAGACTCTCCGGGACTTGGACCGTGCGTGCCGTGAACACGGCACGTTAAGTGTCCGGTGGCGTTCGAAGATGCGGTGGTCTCCGTCTTTCCGGTTCCCAGCCGGGAAGAGCATTGCGGTGGAACGGCTGGGCCGCAAGTGGGGGCGTGTCAAGCTTCTCAAGCTGGGCTGGGTCCGGTTCCGCTGGTCTCGTCCTCTTGGCGGTGAGATCCGTTCGGCGACTGTCAGCCGGAAGGGCGGACAGTGGTTTGTGTCCTTTCTCGTGGACGAAGGGCGCGAGGCGCCGCAGAAGCATGCGCTGCCGGACACCGCTGTCGGCATCGATCGGGGCGTGACGGTGGCGGCCGTCACCAGCGATGGAACCTTCCACGACCGGCAGTTCATCGCTCCTGGCGAGACGGTGCGATACCGCAGGTTGCAGCAGAAGCTGGCGCGGCAGAAGAAGGGTTCTACGAACCGTCGCAAGACTGTTGCGGCGTTGGGCCGGATCGCGGGCAGGGCTGCCGATCGGCGCACTGACTTTTGCGCCTACACCGCGAATCGCATCACAGCCCGCAAGGCTCTTGTGGTCCTCGAAGACCTGCGTACCCGGAACATGACCGCTAGCGCGTCGGGATCACTTGACCAGCCGGGCCGTAACGTCCGGCAGAAAGCCGGACTCAACCGAGCGATCCTCGACAAGGGCTGGCACAAGTTCGAACGAGCCTTACGCAACGCCGCTCGCCACACGGGCAGCCAGATTCTTCTCGTCAACGCCGCCTACACCTCGCAGACGTGTAACCGGTGCGGGCATGTGGATGCGAAGAGCCGCAAGAGCCAAGCGGCCTTCGAGTGCACCGCCTGCGGACACCGGGACCACGCTGATGTGAACGCGGCCAAGAATCAAAGGGACGCGGGGCTCGCGTTCCCAGCCTGTGGAGACCTCGGCACCAGCCGGTCCCCGAAGCAGGAACCTGTAAGCCGGGCGACCGGCCGAAACCCCTGA